One genomic region from Halococcus qingdaonensis encodes:
- a CDS encoding SDR family NAD(P)-dependent oxidoreductase, with protein MTDSRNLTGQVALVTGATGGIGREIARRLGARGAHVVVTGRSRERGEEAVATVERAGGSAQFFRADLATMATVRALAEEFRRRYDRLDVLVTNAACSRDSRQLTADGHELTLAVNHLAPYLLTHDLLDMLVETPDARIVATSSTVHSTGEIDFADLRLETDYDAFAAYARSKLSNLLFTTELATRVDFPVNAVHPGFVPGSGLYRHASLPTRAFMALAARLPLLGTSVDEAADPLVELAVDPDGDHTYFDRHDPTDPDPRVDDDRLREQLWNVSAALVDVDPDWP; from the coding sequence ATGACCGATTCCAGGAATCTGACCGGACAGGTCGCGCTCGTCACCGGTGCGACTGGTGGCATCGGGCGCGAAATCGCCCGCCGACTCGGCGCTCGCGGGGCACACGTCGTCGTGACGGGCCGCTCGCGCGAGCGCGGGGAGGAGGCCGTCGCCACCGTCGAGCGGGCTGGCGGCAGCGCGCAGTTCTTCCGGGCCGATCTCGCAACGATGGCGACCGTCCGCGCGCTCGCCGAGGAGTTCCGTCGCCGCTACGATCGCCTCGACGTGCTCGTGACCAACGCCGCCTGCTCGCGCGACAGCCGTCAGCTCACCGCCGACGGCCACGAACTGACGCTCGCGGTCAACCATCTCGCGCCGTACCTGCTCACACACGACCTGCTCGACATGCTCGTCGAAACTCCCGACGCTCGCATCGTCGCCACCTCCTCGACCGTCCATTCGACCGGCGAAATCGACTTCGCCGACCTCCGACTCGAGACCGACTACGACGCGTTCGCGGCCTACGCGCGCTCGAAACTGTCGAACTTGCTCTTCACGACCGAACTTGCCACACGGGTCGATTTCCCTGTGAACGCCGTCCATCCCGGGTTCGTGCCCGGCAGCGGGCTCTACCGCCACGCTTCGCTGCCGACCCGGGCGTTCATGGCGCTCGCCGCACGCCTCCCGCTCCTCGGCACGTCGGTCGACGAGGCCGCCGACCCGCTCGTCGAGCTCGCCGTCGATCCCGACGGCGATCACACCTACTTCGATCGCCACGATCCGACCGATCCCGACCCGCGCGTCGACGACGATCGACTGCGCGAACAGCTCTGGAACGTCAGCGCCGCGCTCGTCGACGTCGATCCCGACTGGCCGTAA
- a CDS encoding dockerin type I domain-containing protein: MTDINRNRRRFLELTGAAALAAGVGTAVSGTAGAQASAWSAADSSTGKTLNDVVQTSEGPYAVGSGGLVLARRDDGWETVISKGPTVESNTLKGAGVTDDGNHVWFAGGSGVIGQYDVADEELTDYSAPMGKTSTWEDLAVTGKSGSETVHLVNGSGEVLNGTKNDSGGMDWGEAQKPGSGSSMKGIDFASSSVGHISNTSTKVYETTDDGGSYQEIGIDGGSIGLYGVASVSESDVNVAGGSGTIYRYDGSTWSPLKVGQNTIYGIDRDGEMGLAAGSGGRVYERNGPGTWSEVETPTTNTLRGAALDTAGGYPDVAVGSSGTIVERGEYTADPPAERKPRPDSANWTEASSPTGKGLNDTVLSSQGPYAVGGGGRVLERGSTGWTTVIEKGPTTQGNTLTGAGVTDDGNHVWFAGGSGVIGQYDVGSGTKTDYSKPEGKSSTWEDIAVVGAAGSETVFLINGSGEFFSGTKNGSGGMDWGSAVKPGGGSSAKGLDFIDESTGYICDTNSKVYETTNGGDSWEEIGIGGGSVGLYDVAAVSSDEINVAGGDGSIFRYNGSVWTKLYAGQNTLNAITREGKKGLAAGSSGTVLERTGSGWQSDETPTSNGLEGIVLDTTGSYPDVAVGASGTIVERGEYTASPEPVGEFENPPQDLDEDGKYEDVDGDGELTKADAQALYDNLDDPAVKNNPDAFDFNGEGKVTQADAQALYAKWADSK; encoded by the coding sequence ATGACGGACATCAACCGGAACCGGCGACGGTTCCTGGAACTCACTGGCGCGGCGGCCCTCGCGGCCGGCGTCGGGACGGCGGTCTCGGGGACAGCCGGCGCACAGGCGTCGGCATGGTCCGCGGCCGACTCGTCAACGGGCAAGACACTGAATGACGTCGTACAGACCAGCGAAGGACCGTACGCCGTCGGGAGCGGGGGACTGGTGCTCGCCCGCCGTGACGACGGCTGGGAGACCGTTATCTCGAAGGGACCGACGGTCGAGTCGAACACTCTGAAAGGAGCCGGCGTGACCGACGACGGCAACCACGTCTGGTTCGCCGGCGGCAGCGGCGTGATCGGCCAGTACGACGTGGCCGACGAAGAGCTCACCGACTACTCCGCGCCGATGGGAAAGACGAGCACCTGGGAGGACCTCGCAGTCACCGGGAAATCCGGATCCGAAACCGTCCACCTCGTCAACGGCTCCGGCGAGGTGCTCAACGGGACGAAAAACGATTCCGGCGGGATGGATTGGGGAGAAGCCCAGAAACCGGGCTCAGGTTCCAGCATGAAAGGGATCGATTTCGCCAGTAGTTCAGTCGGGCACATCTCGAACACGAGCACGAAGGTCTACGAGACGACCGACGACGGCGGTAGCTATCAAGAAATCGGCATCGACGGCGGCAGCATCGGACTCTACGGCGTGGCGAGCGTGAGCGAATCGGACGTCAACGTGGCCGGCGGCAGCGGGACGATATACCGGTACGACGGGTCGACGTGGTCGCCGCTGAAAGTCGGACAGAACACCATCTACGGCATCGATCGTGACGGGGAGATGGGGCTGGCCGCCGGCTCGGGCGGTCGGGTGTACGAACGGAACGGACCCGGTACGTGGAGCGAGGTCGAGACGCCGACGACGAACACGCTGCGGGGAGCGGCGCTCGACACCGCCGGAGGCTACCCGGACGTGGCCGTCGGCTCCAGCGGAACGATCGTCGAGCGCGGCGAGTACACCGCCGATCCGCCGGCCGAACGGAAGCCACGACCCGATTCGGCCAACTGGACCGAGGCGAGTTCGCCGACCGGGAAAGGGCTCAACGACACGGTTCTCTCGAGCCAGGGGCCGTACGCCGTCGGCGGTGGCGGGCGGGTTCTGGAGCGGGGATCGACGGGTTGGACGACGGTCATCGAGAAAGGGCCGACGACGCAGGGCAACACCCTCACCGGGGCCGGCGTCACCGACGACGGCAACCACGTCTGGTTCGCCGGCGGCAGCGGCGTCATCGGCCAGTACGATGTCGGGAGCGGGACGAAGACCGATTACTCGAAACCCGAGGGAAAATCTAGCACCTGGGAGGACATCGCGGTCGTCGGCGCGGCCGGCTCCGAGACGGTGTTCCTGATCAACGGCTCCGGCGAGTTCTTCTCCGGGACGAAGAACGGCTCCGGCGGGATGGACTGGGGATCGGCGGTCAAGCCCGGCGGTGGCTCCAGCGCGAAGGGACTCGACTTCATCGACGAGAGCACGGGCTACATCTGCGATACGAACTCGAAGGTGTACGAGACGACCAACGGTGGCGACAGTTGGGAGGAGATCGGCATCGGCGGCGGCAGCGTCGGGCTGTACGACGTCGCCGCGGTGAGTTCAGACGAGATCAACGTCGCGGGCGGCGACGGCTCGATCTTCCGGTACAACGGTTCGGTCTGGACGAAGCTCTACGCCGGACAGAACACGCTCAACGCCATCACCCGCGAAGGGAAGAAGGGGTTGGCCGCCGGCAGCAGCGGGACGGTCCTCGAACGCACCGGCTCGGGCTGGCAATCCGACGAGACGCCGACGAGCAACGGTCTCGAAGGGATCGTTCTCGACACGACGGGTTCGTATCCCGACGTTGCCGTTGGAGCGAGCGGGACAATCGTCGAGCGCGGTGAGTACACCGCCAGTCCGGAGCCGGTCGGTGAGTTCGAGAACCCGCCGCAGGACCTCGACGAAGACGGCAAATACGAGGACGTCGACG
- the rnhB gene encoding ribonuclease HII gives MFGVDEAGRGPVLGSLFVACVSADATLPDGIDDSKRLAPARREALAAELRADEQVTIAVSEVTPTEIDDGSLNALTAAAMADTIDRATATGESGVVDACDTDAARFGRRVRAETATDVAITAEHGADESHEHVGAASIVAKVARDEHIADLAAEHGAIGSGYPGDSSTRSFLREYVREHGDLPPFARESWKTSRDVLEAADQSALADF, from the coding sequence ATGTTCGGCGTCGACGAGGCGGGGCGCGGGCCCGTCCTGGGCTCGCTGTTCGTCGCGTGCGTCAGCGCCGACGCCACGCTGCCCGACGGGATCGACGACTCGAAACGGCTCGCGCCCGCCCGCCGCGAGGCGCTGGCCGCCGAGCTCCGCGCCGACGAGCAGGTCACGATCGCCGTGAGCGAGGTCACCCCCACCGAGATCGACGACGGAAGCCTGAACGCGCTCACGGCTGCGGCGATGGCCGACACGATCGATCGCGCGACTGCCACCGGCGAATCCGGCGTCGTCGACGCCTGCGACACCGATGCGGCACGGTTCGGTCGCCGCGTGAGGGCCGAGACCGCGACCGACGTGGCGATCACGGCCGAGCACGGTGCCGACGAATCCCACGAGCACGTCGGTGCGGCGAGCATCGTCGCCAAAGTCGCCCGTGACGAACACATCGCCGATCTCGCTGCCGAACACGGCGCGATCGGCAGCGGCTATCCGGGCGATAGCAGTACCCGTTCGTTCCTCCGCGAATACGTCCGCGAGCACGGTGATCTCCCGCCGTTCGCGCGCGAATCCTGGAAGACCAGTCGCGACGTTCTGGAAGCCGCCGATCAGTCCGCGCTCGCCGATTTTTGA
- the ahbB gene encoding siroheme decarboxylase subunit beta: MSSLAEDWRADLDAVDGRLIDDYQSGFPVEERPFRAIGAALGIGEDEALARVETLREQGIFRRFGAVLNPPVIGSSTLAAVQAPEDRFDEIAEIVNEHRQVNHNYRRDHPWNMWFVVTAGSRETRDAILADIEERTGCSVLNLPMLTDFYINLEFPVVNGDRFARESSGGGEDVRATAISESATGDLSALDARLLLAIQGGFPLTATPYRDIAAELDEPVEDVIDAIRQLRETGCIKRIGCIVNHVVTGFDANCMVVWDVPDDDLDARGTEVGSLPYVTLCYHRPRRPDQEWPYNLFTMIHGRDAEMVDEKIDELADEHLPHTHERLFSTETLKQTGAQYEELLEN; this comes from the coding sequence ATGAGTTCGCTGGCCGAGGACTGGCGGGCCGATCTCGACGCGGTCGACGGCCGCCTGATCGACGACTACCAGAGCGGGTTCCCGGTCGAGGAGCGGCCGTTCCGCGCGATCGGCGCGGCGCTCGGCATCGGTGAGGACGAGGCGCTCGCCCGCGTTGAGACGCTGCGCGAGCAGGGGATCTTCCGACGGTTCGGCGCGGTGCTCAACCCGCCCGTCATCGGCTCGTCGACGCTCGCGGCGGTGCAGGCTCCCGAGGACCGGTTCGACGAGATCGCCGAGATCGTCAACGAACACCGGCAGGTCAACCACAACTACCGGCGCGATCATCCCTGGAACATGTGGTTCGTCGTCACCGCCGGTTCGCGCGAGACGCGCGACGCGATCCTCGCCGACATCGAGGAGCGAACCGGCTGTTCGGTGCTGAACCTCCCGATGCTGACGGATTTCTACATCAATCTCGAATTTCCGGTCGTGAACGGCGATCGCTTTGCCCGCGAGTCGAGCGGCGGGGGCGAGGACGTGCGCGCGACCGCCATCAGCGAGTCGGCGACCGGCGATCTCTCGGCGCTCGATGCACGGCTCCTACTGGCCATTCAGGGCGGGTTCCCGCTGACGGCGACGCCCTATCGTGACATCGCCGCGGAGCTCGACGAGCCGGTCGAAGACGTGATCGACGCCATCCGCCAGCTACGTGAGACGGGCTGCATCAAGCGCATCGGCTGCATCGTCAACCACGTCGTCACGGGTTTCGACGCCAATTGTATGGTCGTCTGGGACGTGCCCGACGACGATCTCGACGCCCGTGGGACCGAAGTCGGGTCGCTGCCATACGTCACGCTCTGTTATCACCGCCCGCGCAGACCCGACCAGGAGTGGCCGTACAACCTGTTCACGATGATACACGGTCGCGACGCCGAGATGGTCGACGAGAAGATCGACGAACTCGCCGACGAACATCTTCCCCACACCCACGAGCGGCTCTTCTCGACTGAGACGTTGAAGCAGACCGGCGCGCAGTACGAGGAGCTGCTCGAAAATTAG